One Camelus ferus isolate YT-003-E chromosome 27, BCGSAC_Cfer_1.0, whole genome shotgun sequence DNA window includes the following coding sequences:
- the HYKK gene encoding hydroxylysine kinase isoform X3, with translation MSSGDGQQSQALTKPAFSEVQASAIVDSVFGLKVSKIQPLPSYDDQNFHVCISRTKDTTDGPNECVLKINNTESSKTPDLIEVQSHIMMFLRAAGFPTASVYRTKGDHITSLTSIDSGSEIKSYLVRLLTYLPGRPIAEIPISSQLLYEIGRLAAKLDKTLELSSLHRENFIWNLKNVPLLEKYLYALGQNRKREIVEQVIQLFKDEVMTKLSHFRECINHGDLNDHNILIESSKSACGDAVYQVSGILDFDDMSYGYYVFEVAITIMYMMIESKTPIQVGGHVLAGFESVIPLTPVERGALFLLVCSRFCQSLVLAAYSCHLYPENEEYLMITAKTGWRHLQQMFDMGQKAVEEIWFETAKSYEPGISM, from the exons ATGTCAAGTGGAGATGGTCAGCAATCACAGGCTCTTACCAAACCCGCTTTCAGTGAGGTCCAAGCCTCTGCAATAGTGGACTCGGTATTTGGGTTAAAGGTTTCCAAGATCCAGCCACTTCCTAGCTATGATGACCAAAACTTTCATGTATGCATTTCAAGAACCAAAGACACTACAGATGGCCCAAATGAATGTGTCCTCAAAATAAACAACACCGAGTCTAGCAAAACTCCAGACCTGATTGAAGTGCAGAGTCACATCATGATGTTTCTGCGAGCGGCTGGATTTCCGACAGCCTCTGTGTATCGTACTAAAGGAGACCACATAACCTCTCTCACGTCCATAG ACAGTGGCTCCGAAATCAAAAGCTACTTGGTGAGGCTGCTGACTTACCTCCCAGGAAGACCCATAGCTGAGATTCCCATCAGCTCCCAGCTGTTATATGAAATTGGAAGGCTAGCCGCCAAGTTGGATAAGACACTGGAG TTAAGTAGTCTTCATCGAGAGAACTTCATCTGGAATCTGAAAAACGttcctcttctggaaaaataCCTGTATGCTTTGGGCCAGAATCGGAAGCGGGAGATTGTCGAACAGGTCATTCAGCTGTTCAAGGATGAAGTGATGACCAAATTGAGTCATTTTCGAGAAT gtATCAATCATGGAGATCTTAATGACCACAACATTTTAATAGAGTCCAGCAAGTCAGCCTGTGGAGATGCTGTATACCAAGTGTCTGGGATTTTAGATTTTGATGACATGAGCTATGGCTACTATGTGTTTGAAGTGGCAATCACCATCATGTACATGATGATTGAAAGCAAGACTCCTATACAAGTAGGAGGTCATGTCCTCGCAGGCTTTGAAAGCGTAATCCCACTGACACCCGTGGAGAGGGGTGCTTTGTTTCTACTTGTCTGCAGTCGTTTTTGTCAGTCACTTGTCCTGGCTGCATACTCTTGCCACTTATACCCAGAGAACGAAGAATATCTCATGATTACTGCAAAAACTGGGTGGAGACACTTACAGCAGATGTTTGACATGGGCCAGAAAGCTGTAGAAGAAATCTGGTTTGAAACTGCCAAGTCCTACgaacctgggatctccatgtGA
- the PSMA4 gene encoding proteasome subunit alpha type-4 has protein sequence MSRRYDSRTTIFSPEGRLYQVEYAMEAIGHAGTCLGILANDGVLLAAERRNIHKLLDEVFFSEKIYKLNEDMACSVAGITSDANVLTNELRLIAQRYLLQYQEPIPCEQLVTALCDIKQAYTQFGGKRPFGVSLLYIGWDKHYGFQLYQSDPSGNYGGWKATCIGNNSAAAVSMLKQDYKEGEMTLKSALALAIKVLNKTMDVSKLSAEKVEIATLTRENGKTVIRVLKQKEVEQLIKKHEEEEAKAEREKKEKEQKEKDK, from the exons ATG TCTCGAAGATATGACTCCAGGACCACTATATTTTCCCCAGAAG GTCGCTTGTACCAAGTTGAATATGCCATGGAAGCTATTGGACATGCAGGCACCTGTTTGGGAATTTTAGCCAACGACGGCGTTTTGCTCGCAGCAGAGAGACGCAACATCCACAAGCTTCTTGATgaagtctttttttctgaaaaaatttataaactgaatga GGATATGGCCTGCAGTGTGGCCGGCATAACTTCTGATGCTAACGTTCTGACTAATGAGCTGAGGCTCATTGCTCAAAG GTATTTATTACAGTATCAGGAGCCCATTCCTTGTGAGCAGTTGGTCACAGCGCTGTGTGATATCAAACAAGCTTATACACAGTTTGGAG GCAAACGTCCCTTTGGTGTTTCATTGCTTTACATTGGCTGGGATAAGCACTATGGCTTTCAGCTCTATCAGAGTGACCCTAGCGGAAATTACGGGGGATGGAAAGCCACGTGCATTGGAAATAACAGCGCT GCAGCTGTGTCAATGTTAAAACAAGACTACAAAGAAGGAGAAATGACTCTGAAGTCAGCACTTGCTTTAGCTATTAAAGTTCTAAATAAGACCATGGATGTTAGCAAACTCTCTGCTGAAAAAG TGGAAATTGCCACACTAACAAGAGAGAATGGAAAGACAGTCATCAGAGTTCTCAAGCAAAAGGAAGTGGAGCAGTTGATCAAAAAACATGAGGAAGAAGAAGCTAAAGCTGAAcgtgagaagaaggaaaaagaacagaaagaaaaggataaatag
- the HYKK gene encoding hydroxylysine kinase isoform X2 → MSSGDGQQSQALTKPAFSEVQASAIVDSVFGLKVSKIQPLPSYDDQNFHVCISRTKDTTDGPNECVLKINNTESSKTPDLIEVQSHIMMFLRAAGFPTASVYRTKGDHITSLTSIDSGSEIKSYLVRLLTYLPGRPIAEIPISSQLLYEIGRLAAKLDKTLENFHHPQLSSLHRENFIWNLKNVPLLEKYLYALGQNRKREIVEQVIQLFKDEVMTKLSHFRECINHGDLNDHNILIESSKSACGDAVYQVSGILDFDDMSYGYYVFEVAITIMYMMIESKTPIQVGGHVLAGFESVIPLTPVERGALFLLVCSRFCQSLVLAAYSCHLYPENEEYLMITAKTGWRHLQQMFDMGQKAVEEIWFETAKSYEPGISM, encoded by the exons ATGTCAAGTGGAGATGGTCAGCAATCACAGGCTCTTACCAAACCCGCTTTCAGTGAGGTCCAAGCCTCTGCAATAGTGGACTCGGTATTTGGGTTAAAGGTTTCCAAGATCCAGCCACTTCCTAGCTATGATGACCAAAACTTTCATGTATGCATTTCAAGAACCAAAGACACTACAGATGGCCCAAATGAATGTGTCCTCAAAATAAACAACACCGAGTCTAGCAAAACTCCAGACCTGATTGAAGTGCAGAGTCACATCATGATGTTTCTGCGAGCGGCTGGATTTCCGACAGCCTCTGTGTATCGTACTAAAGGAGACCACATAACCTCTCTCACGTCCATAG ACAGTGGCTCCGAAATCAAAAGCTACTTGGTGAGGCTGCTGACTTACCTCCCAGGAAGACCCATAGCTGAGATTCCCATCAGCTCCCAGCTGTTATATGAAATTGGAAGGCTAGCCGCCAAGTTGGATAAGACACTGGAG AATTTCCATCACCCGCAGTTAAGTAGTCTTCATCGAGAGAACTTCATCTGGAATCTGAAAAACGttcctcttctggaaaaataCCTGTATGCTTTGGGCCAGAATCGGAAGCGGGAGATTGTCGAACAGGTCATTCAGCTGTTCAAGGATGAAGTGATGACCAAATTGAGTCATTTTCGAGAAT gtATCAATCATGGAGATCTTAATGACCACAACATTTTAATAGAGTCCAGCAAGTCAGCCTGTGGAGATGCTGTATACCAAGTGTCTGGGATTTTAGATTTTGATGACATGAGCTATGGCTACTATGTGTTTGAAGTGGCAATCACCATCATGTACATGATGATTGAAAGCAAGACTCCTATACAAGTAGGAGGTCATGTCCTCGCAGGCTTTGAAAGCGTAATCCCACTGACACCCGTGGAGAGGGGTGCTTTGTTTCTACTTGTCTGCAGTCGTTTTTGTCAGTCACTTGTCCTGGCTGCATACTCTTGCCACTTATACCCAGAGAACGAAGAATATCTCATGATTACTGCAAAAACTGGGTGGAGACACTTACAGCAGATGTTTGACATGGGCCAGAAAGCTGTAGAAGAAATCTGGTTTGAAACTGCCAAGTCCTACgaacctgggatctccatgtGA
- the HYKK gene encoding hydroxylysine kinase isoform X1 yields the protein MSSGDGQQSQALTKPAFSEVQASAIVDSVFGLKVSKIQPLPSYDDQNFHVCISRTKDTTDGPNECVLKINNTESSKTPDLIEVQSHIMMFLRAAGFPTASVYRTKGDHITSLTSIDSGSEIKSYLVRLLTYLPGRPIAEIPISSQLLYEIGRLAAKLDKTLEHSEGQHAGQIGRKPEWRQGVHPGSQCSNQNFHHPQLSSLHRENFIWNLKNVPLLEKYLYALGQNRKREIVEQVIQLFKDEVMTKLSHFRECINHGDLNDHNILIESSKSACGDAVYQVSGILDFDDMSYGYYVFEVAITIMYMMIESKTPIQVGGHVLAGFESVIPLTPVERGALFLLVCSRFCQSLVLAAYSCHLYPENEEYLMITAKTGWRHLQQMFDMGQKAVEEIWFETAKSYEPGISM from the exons ATGTCAAGTGGAGATGGTCAGCAATCACAGGCTCTTACCAAACCCGCTTTCAGTGAGGTCCAAGCCTCTGCAATAGTGGACTCGGTATTTGGGTTAAAGGTTTCCAAGATCCAGCCACTTCCTAGCTATGATGACCAAAACTTTCATGTATGCATTTCAAGAACCAAAGACACTACAGATGGCCCAAATGAATGTGTCCTCAAAATAAACAACACCGAGTCTAGCAAAACTCCAGACCTGATTGAAGTGCAGAGTCACATCATGATGTTTCTGCGAGCGGCTGGATTTCCGACAGCCTCTGTGTATCGTACTAAAGGAGACCACATAACCTCTCTCACGTCCATAG ACAGTGGCTCCGAAATCAAAAGCTACTTGGTGAGGCTGCTGACTTACCTCCCAGGAAGACCCATAGCTGAGATTCCCATCAGCTCCCAGCTGTTATATGAAATTGGAAGGCTAGCCGCCAAGTTGGATAAGACACTGGAG cACTCTGAGGGCCAACATGCTGGACAGATTGGCAGAAAACCAGAATGGAGGCAGGGAGTGCATCCAGGAAGCCAATGCAGTAACCAG AATTTCCATCACCCGCAGTTAAGTAGTCTTCATCGAGAGAACTTCATCTGGAATCTGAAAAACGttcctcttctggaaaaataCCTGTATGCTTTGGGCCAGAATCGGAAGCGGGAGATTGTCGAACAGGTCATTCAGCTGTTCAAGGATGAAGTGATGACCAAATTGAGTCATTTTCGAGAAT gtATCAATCATGGAGATCTTAATGACCACAACATTTTAATAGAGTCCAGCAAGTCAGCCTGTGGAGATGCTGTATACCAAGTGTCTGGGATTTTAGATTTTGATGACATGAGCTATGGCTACTATGTGTTTGAAGTGGCAATCACCATCATGTACATGATGATTGAAAGCAAGACTCCTATACAAGTAGGAGGTCATGTCCTCGCAGGCTTTGAAAGCGTAATCCCACTGACACCCGTGGAGAGGGGTGCTTTGTTTCTACTTGTCTGCAGTCGTTTTTGTCAGTCACTTGTCCTGGCTGCATACTCTTGCCACTTATACCCAGAGAACGAAGAATATCTCATGATTACTGCAAAAACTGGGTGGAGACACTTACAGCAGATGTTTGACATGGGCCAGAAAGCTGTAGAAGAAATCTGGTTTGAAACTGCCAAGTCCTACgaacctgggatctccatgtGA